Proteins encoded in a region of the Nonomuraea helvata genome:
- a CDS encoding ATP-binding protein, whose protein sequence is MNEDTEPQSGYTSPPPGAPVKELPFGLPDLPQVRQFAEEEARCAGMPEEAVGDFVIAVNEVATNAVTHGADRALLRTWLVNGDLVVEVHDDGMWKPGPLPGAVGGMGLWVARLLASDLTLRVGNDDGSTVTMRFPGKE, encoded by the coding sequence GTGAACGAGGACACAGAGCCTCAGTCGGGCTACACGAGCCCGCCGCCCGGCGCGCCCGTGAAAGAGCTGCCCTTCGGGCTGCCGGACCTGCCACAGGTCCGGCAGTTCGCCGAGGAGGAGGCCCGCTGCGCCGGCATGCCGGAGGAGGCGGTCGGAGACTTCGTCATCGCGGTCAACGAGGTGGCGACCAACGCCGTCACTCACGGGGCGGACCGGGCTCTGCTGCGTACCTGGCTGGTCAACGGCGACCTGGTCGTGGAGGTGCACGACGACGGCATGTGGAAACCGGGGCCTCTGCCGGGGGCCGTGGGGGGAATGGGGCTCTGGGTGGCCCGTCTGCTGGCGTCCGATCTGACGCTGCGGGTCGGGAACGACGACGGCAGCACCGTCACCATGCGCTTCCCCGGCAAGGAGTGA
- a CDS encoding helix-turn-helix domain-containing protein has translation MGRKPSIDRRELARLVAEGMSVQELAAHFGVSESGVLQAKRAAGLAKPMLDHSRAVPWKLARVHAQSGPATNLRNLSAAAQGKPPADERLNTALRWAQRLVDAGLDVRYDATEGFSEVPAPPGGSHVAAVLAAARKALETR, from the coding sequence GTGGGGCGGAAGCCGAGCATCGATCGGCGGGAGCTGGCCAGGCTGGTTGCCGAGGGGATGAGCGTGCAGGAGCTGGCCGCGCACTTCGGGGTGAGCGAGTCCGGGGTGCTGCAGGCCAAGCGGGCCGCCGGGCTGGCCAAGCCGATGCTCGACCACAGCCGCGCCGTGCCGTGGAAGCTGGCCCGCGTGCATGCCCAGTCCGGGCCCGCCACCAATCTGCGTAACCTGTCGGCGGCCGCGCAGGGGAAGCCGCCCGCGGACGAGCGGTTGAACACGGCTCTGCGGTGGGCTCAGCGGCTCGTGGACGCGGGGCTCGACGTGCGGTACGACGCGACTGAAGGGTTCAGTGAGGTCCCCGCTCCACCAGGCGGCTCACATGTTGCGGCGGTGCTGGCCGCGGCGAGGAAGGCACTCGAAACCCGCTGA
- a CDS encoding AraC family transcriptional regulator, whose protein sequence is MDVLSDALGALRTGRTRSVRTSVRAPWGLRFPAVTGTTFHVVLQGACWLLPADGGDPVGLGPGDVVFLREGSEHGLADTPETPLIDFAPEREDPSSPIGHVRVDGPGAEAILLCGAYQLDRTRSHPLMRELPELVHLPARPARRAELGHLVDLLATELDLRRPGRDGIVPPLVDAMLLYILRAWLDERSDAAPSGWAGALADTAIGQALHDIHARPAHPWTVEQLAARGGLSRSVFAQRFTALVGLPPMAYLTWWRMTSAGRMLRESDIPLRAVAECVGYTSEFAFGKAFKREFGVPPGGYRRGHTHQGV, encoded by the coding sequence ATGGACGTGCTTTCGGACGCGCTGGGCGCGCTGCGCACTGGGCGGACCCGTTCGGTGCGCACGAGCGTGCGGGCACCGTGGGGGCTGCGGTTCCCAGCGGTGACCGGGACGACCTTTCACGTCGTGCTCCAAGGCGCCTGCTGGCTGCTGCCCGCCGACGGCGGAGACCCGGTCGGACTGGGGCCGGGGGACGTCGTCTTCCTCCGGGAGGGGAGCGAGCACGGCCTGGCCGACACCCCGGAGACGCCATTGATCGACTTCGCTCCGGAACGCGAGGACCCGTCGTCGCCCATCGGTCATGTGCGCGTGGACGGGCCGGGCGCGGAGGCGATCCTTCTCTGCGGCGCCTACCAGCTCGATCGGACGCGGTCGCATCCGCTGATGCGGGAACTGCCCGAGCTCGTCCACCTGCCCGCCCGGCCGGCCAGACGCGCCGAGCTTGGGCATCTGGTCGACCTGCTCGCCACCGAACTCGACCTGCGACGTCCGGGCAGGGACGGCATCGTGCCCCCGCTGGTCGACGCGATGCTTCTCTACATCCTGCGGGCCTGGCTGGACGAGCGGAGCGACGCGGCCCCGTCCGGGTGGGCGGGGGCGCTCGCCGACACGGCGATCGGCCAGGCCCTGCACGACATTCATGCCCGTCCCGCGCATCCCTGGACGGTCGAGCAACTGGCGGCGCGCGGCGGCCTGTCCCGGTCGGTGTTCGCCCAGCGTTTCACCGCGCTGGTGGGACTACCGCCGATGGCCTACCTGACCTGGTGGCGAATGACCAGCGCGGGCCGCATGCTTCGCGAGTCGGACATCCCACTCCGGGCCGTGGCCGAGTGCGTCGGCTACACCTCCGAGTTCGCGTTCGGCAAGGCGTTCAAGCGCGAGTTCGGCGTCCCACCGGGCGGCTACCGGCGCGGACATACACACCAGGGAGTTTGA
- a CDS encoding NAD(P)H-binding protein has protein sequence MTVLVIGATGKTGRPVVEALTARGVKTRAASRNPGANGVTFDWANRDTWAPALEGVEGLYLVPPYAVPDGAGLVRDLLAAAHDARRVVLLSLLGVDLLPDVIPMAVWEDEVRSSRKEWTILRPNWFQQNFGEGFAPALHEGGVLELPAADAAVAFVDTRDIADVAAAALTEQGHARNVYVLTGPRALSHAEALRVLGEAVDRKLTYTALEPGAFADGMRKAGADDRSVTWQRGLFALIRDGENAVVTDTVERVTGHPARPLESYAQENASIWRDQ, from the coding sequence ATGACCGTTCTGGTGATCGGAGCGACCGGGAAGACCGGCAGACCGGTGGTCGAGGCACTCACGGCGCGCGGCGTCAAGACGCGTGCGGCGAGCCGCAACCCCGGTGCGAACGGGGTCACGTTCGACTGGGCCAACCGCGATACCTGGGCGCCTGCGCTCGAAGGCGTCGAGGGGCTGTACCTGGTCCCGCCATACGCGGTGCCCGACGGGGCCGGGCTCGTTCGCGACCTGCTCGCCGCCGCGCACGACGCCCGCCGGGTGGTGCTGTTGTCGCTGCTGGGCGTTGACCTGCTGCCGGATGTGATCCCGATGGCCGTGTGGGAGGACGAAGTGCGTTCCTCGCGCAAGGAGTGGACCATCCTACGGCCGAACTGGTTCCAGCAGAACTTCGGCGAAGGCTTCGCCCCGGCCCTGCATGAGGGCGGAGTGCTGGAACTCCCCGCCGCCGACGCCGCCGTGGCGTTCGTCGACACCCGCGACATCGCCGACGTCGCCGCTGCCGCGCTCACCGAACAGGGCCATGCCCGAAACGTGTACGTTCTGACCGGTCCCCGCGCCCTGTCTCACGCGGAAGCCCTTCGAGTCCTGGGCGAGGCGGTGGACCGGAAGCTGACCTACACCGCGCTGGAGCCCGGCGCGTTCGCCGACGGCATGCGGAAGGCCGGTGCCGACGACCGTTCGGTGACGTGGCAGCGAGGTCTGTTCGCGCTCATCCGCGATGGTGAGAACGCGGTCGTGACCGACACGGTGGAACGTGTCACGGGCCACCCCGCACGCCCCCTTGAGTCCTACGCCCAGGAGAATGCCTCCATCTGGCGCGATCAATAA
- a CDS encoding VOC family protein → MASGIYPIIGYQDAPAMIEWLTRVFGFRRHTVIEGENGLIAHAELTLGPDAIVMLGSIQNDTFGLRVPREIGAMTGGVYVAVGDARTHYEHARSEGAEIIQELTDNGFGLRYTALDPEGQLWGFGDYRPAP, encoded by the coding sequence ATGGCCAGCGGCATCTATCCGATCATCGGCTACCAGGACGCTCCCGCCATGATCGAGTGGCTCACCCGTGTCTTCGGATTCCGGCGGCACACCGTGATCGAGGGGGAGAACGGTCTGATCGCGCACGCCGAGCTCACCCTCGGTCCCGACGCGATCGTCATGCTCGGCTCGATCCAGAACGACACGTTCGGCCTGCGCGTTCCACGCGAGATCGGCGCGATGACGGGCGGCGTCTACGTCGCAGTCGGCGACGCGCGGACGCACTACGAGCACGCCAGGTCCGAGGGCGCCGAGATCATTCAGGAGCTCACCGACAACGGCTTCGGCCTCCGCTACACCGCGCTCGACCCCGAAGGCCAGCTTTGGGGGTTCGGCGACTACCGCCCGGCGCCGTAA
- a CDS encoding zinc-binding dehydrogenase: MDAFLDLQADRLEDAGQVDVVFDVIGGDILDRSAALVRAGGTLVTIVSPPTVRPRDGQAIFFVVESDRARLADLAQRVRDGRLRPIVGAARTLAEAPSAFAPARRTPGKTITRVAEGW, from the coding sequence GTGGATGCCTTCTTGGACCTGCAGGCCGATCGCCTTGAAGATGCCGGTCAGGTCGACGTGGTGTTCGACGTGATCGGCGGTGACATCCTGGACCGCTCGGCCGCGCTGGTCCGCGCCGGCGGCACGCTCGTCACCATCGTCTCGCCGCCCACGGTCCGGCCCCGTGACGGGCAGGCGATCTTCTTCGTCGTCGAGTCCGATCGTGCCCGGCTCGCGGACCTGGCACAGCGGGTCCGGGACGGACGGCTCCGCCCGATCGTCGGAGCCGCACGGACGCTCGCCGAGGCGCCCTCCGCGTTCGCGCCCGCCCGGCGCACCCCCGGCAAGACGATCACCCGCGTCGCGGAAGGCTGGTAG
- a CDS encoding cupin domain-containing protein: MTSVRFASGLLAAGMVAASVACAPTAQRAIGQVPVAATVSQPPSETLSTLLEQALPNVKGKTFTSMIVSFPPAARAAPHRHGKAFVYAYVLEGTVRSQLSGQSVRTYHQGENWVEPPGAHHVLTENTSRTQPAKLLVIFVSNTGDKLKVDDPPR; encoded by the coding sequence ATGACCAGCGTACGGTTTGCCAGTGGCCTGCTGGCTGCCGGCATGGTGGCCGCGTCCGTCGCATGCGCGCCCACAGCACAGCGTGCGATCGGCCAGGTGCCGGTGGCCGCCACGGTTTCGCAGCCACCGTCCGAGACGCTGTCGACTCTCTTGGAACAGGCTCTTCCCAATGTCAAGGGCAAGACGTTCACCTCGATGATCGTGAGCTTCCCGCCCGCCGCCCGCGCGGCGCCGCATCGGCATGGCAAGGCTTTCGTCTACGCGTACGTGCTCGAGGGCACTGTGCGCAGCCAACTCAGTGGACAGTCAGTGCGTACGTACCACCAAGGCGAGAACTGGGTCGAGCCGCCGGGCGCCCACCATGTGCTCACGGAGAACACCAGCCGGACGCAACCGGCGAAGCTGCTGGTCATCTTCGTCTCCAACACCGGAGACAAGCTCAAGGTCGATGATCCGCCAAGGTAG
- a CDS encoding cyanamide hydratase — protein MFPETPAAAAALSVATRFYSPALFNHCVRSYLWGTAYGTAHGIAFDDELYYVAALLHDMGLTEAFDSHRLPFEAAGGQLAWVFGVAAGWPAERAARVTEIITLHMRDDVSPDTDPESHVLQVATSWEVVGRRAEEFSPDARAEMLARYPRLGFGAEFLACFEDQAKRKPDSAAAASVRNDVAGRIAANPLEDRPPA, from the coding sequence ATGTTTCCGGAGACTCCCGCCGCCGCGGCGGCGCTGTCGGTGGCCACCCGTTTCTACTCGCCCGCCCTGTTCAACCACTGCGTCCGCTCCTACCTGTGGGGAACGGCGTACGGCACAGCGCACGGGATCGCCTTCGATGACGAGCTTTACTACGTTGCGGCGCTGCTCCACGACATGGGGCTGACGGAGGCTTTCGACAGCCATAGGTTGCCGTTCGAGGCGGCGGGAGGGCAGCTGGCCTGGGTCTTCGGCGTGGCGGCCGGCTGGCCCGCGGAGCGGGCCGCCAGGGTCACTGAGATCATCACGCTGCACATGCGCGACGACGTGTCCCCGGACACCGACCCCGAGTCCCACGTACTGCAGGTCGCCACAAGCTGGGAGGTGGTCGGACGGCGGGCGGAGGAGTTCTCGCCGGACGCCAGGGCGGAGATGCTCGCCCGCTATCCTCGGCTGGGATTCGGCGCGGAGTTCCTGGCGTGCTTCGAGGACCAGGCGAAGCGCAAGCCGGACAGCGCCGCCGCCGCATCGGTCAGGAACGACGTCGCAGGGCGGATCGCCGCCAACCCTCTCGAAGACCGCCCACCCGCGTGA